In Candidatus Methylomirabilota bacterium, the following proteins share a genomic window:
- a CDS encoding 50S ribosomal protein L25 — translation MPTQVLTIRRREGTGKQRAKQLRRSGVIPAVLYGGAQPEAVTVDPRAVLRIIQGHQGSTQLLTLSFEGEAGTRMAIIRDMQFDPVSEGLLHVDLQEVRADRAITVRVAVHPVGEAAGVKDQKGILNIVLHELEVSCLPTMIPQRIDADVSALMIGDVLTVGDLQAPEGVRLLNAPDQAVVTVSPPMAEEVVAEVAAPAVTAEPEVLTERKPKEEEPAEKAKK, via the coding sequence ATGCCGACGCAAGTGCTCACGATCCGACGCCGGGAAGGCACCGGCAAGCAGCGGGCCAAGCAGCTACGGCGGAGCGGTGTCATTCCAGCCGTCCTCTACGGGGGAGCCCAGCCGGAAGCCGTCACCGTCGATCCCCGGGCCGTGCTGCGCATCATCCAGGGGCATCAGGGGTCCACCCAGCTGCTGACGCTGAGCTTCGAGGGCGAGGCCGGGACCCGGATGGCCATCATCCGGGATATGCAGTTCGACCCCGTGAGCGAGGGGCTGCTCCATGTCGACCTGCAGGAAGTGCGGGCCGACCGGGCCATCACGGTGCGGGTCGCCGTCCACCCGGTGGGGGAGGCAGCCGGCGTCAAGGATCAGAAGGGCATCCTGAACATCGTGCTGCACGAGCTCGAGGTCTCTTGCCTGCCGACCATGATCCCCCAGCGGATCGACGCGGATGTGTCGGCGCTCATGATCGGCGACGTGCTGACCGTGGGCGACCTCCAGGCGCCGGAGGGGGTCCGCCTGCTGAACGCCCCCGACCAGGCCGTGGTGACGGTATCCCCGCCGATGGCGGAAGAGGTCGTGGCGGAGGTGGCGGCGCCGGCGGTGACGGCGGAGCCCGAGGTCCTGACCGAGCGCAAACCGAAGGAGGAAGAGCCGGCCGAGAAGGCCAAGAAGTAG
- the pth gene encoding aminoacyl-tRNA hydrolase — MGVVVVGLGNPGPEYRATRHNVGHRVLDLLAQQFRRAWRREGPTLIARGQWRGEPVTLVKPQTFMNLSGPVVAAALRRHGADAGDLILVYDDIDLPMGTVRVRLKGSHGGHNGVRSVLEALGTENVRRVKVGVGRPERKEAIPDHVLEAFQPDELPVVAEAERLAAERVLELITASLK, encoded by the coding sequence GTGGGCGTCGTGGTCGTCGGTCTGGGGAACCCGGGTCCCGAGTACCGGGCCACGCGACACAACGTCGGCCACCGCGTGCTCGACCTGCTGGCCCAGCAGTTTCGACGGGCCTGGCGCCGGGAGGGCCCGACGCTGATCGCCCGGGGCCAGTGGCGTGGCGAGCCGGTCACCCTGGTCAAGCCCCAAACCTTCATGAACCTGAGCGGGCCGGTCGTGGCCGCGGCGCTTCGCCGTCACGGGGCCGACGCCGGCGACCTCATCCTCGTCTACGACGATATCGACCTGCCCATGGGGACCGTCCGCGTCCGCCTCAAGGGCAGTCACGGCGGCCACAACGGCGTGCGGTCCGTCCTCGAGGCGCTCGGCACGGAGAACGTCCGGCGGGTGAAGGTCGGCGTGGGCCGGCCCGAGCGCAAGGAGGCCATCCCCGATCATGTGCTGGAGGCGTTCCAGCCGGACGAGCTCCCCGTGGTGGCCGAGGCCGAGAGGCTCGCCGCCGAGCGGGTCCTGGAGCTGATCACGGCTTCCTTGAAGTAG
- a CDS encoding ribonuclease H-like domain-containing protein: MSSLAEASGRAGLDELRRIIRRIEASRPLRATPEPLEHVVGGELVDTPAGRLVTVRREFPLTHHHGRWALAHALEASPVVLRLIGRAEEAPAQARNLLFLDTETTGLAGGTGTYAFLVGVGYEEADRFIVVQFFMRDFDEEPALLTALEPLLQRASGIVTYNGSGFDVPLLETRFVMARRRWPATLGHLDLLRPCRRVWAPRLADCRLHTLEREVLGLVREDDVPGALIPTLYFEFLKSRRAAPLARVFSHNRADILSLAGLLGWFTRALADDPGLDARPEELAGLGRLWERQDRERSAGYYRAALDAGLDGPQARWVRLRLALWEKRLARWDAACALWKAVAGADRFDPEPWQELAKYHEHRRRDFATARRVVLEALDQARRACAAPALIQDLMHRLSRLERRLGAVEA, from the coding sequence GTGAGCTCACTCGCTGAAGCTTCCGGCCGGGCGGGCCTCGACGAGCTCCGCCGGATCATCCGGCGGATCGAAGCCTCCCGGCCCTTGCGGGCCACGCCCGAGCCCCTCGAGCACGTCGTGGGCGGCGAGCTGGTCGACACTCCGGCCGGACGGCTGGTCACGGTCCGGCGAGAGTTCCCGCTCACGCATCACCACGGGCGGTGGGCCCTGGCTCACGCGCTGGAGGCCTCGCCGGTCGTCCTGCGCCTGATCGGTCGAGCCGAGGAGGCGCCGGCCCAGGCCCGCAACCTGCTATTCCTCGATACGGAGACGACGGGGCTCGCCGGGGGCACCGGGACCTACGCGTTCCTGGTGGGCGTGGGCTATGAGGAGGCGGACCGGTTCATCGTCGTGCAGTTTTTCATGCGCGACTTCGACGAGGAGCCGGCCCTGCTGACCGCCCTGGAACCGCTGCTCCAGCGCGCCAGCGGCATCGTGACGTACAACGGCAGCGGTTTCGACGTGCCGCTGCTGGAAACACGCTTCGTGATGGCCCGGCGACGGTGGCCGGCGACGCTGGGCCACCTGGATCTTCTGCGCCCGTGCCGACGGGTGTGGGCGCCGCGGCTGGCCGACTGCCGGCTCCACACGCTCGAGCGCGAGGTGCTGGGTCTCGTCCGCGAGGACGACGTCCCCGGGGCCCTCATCCCCACCCTTTACTTCGAGTTCCTCAAATCCCGCCGCGCCGCGCCGCTGGCCCGGGTGTTCTCGCACAACCGGGCCGACATCCTGTCGCTGGCCGGACTGCTCGGCTGGTTCACCCGGGCCCTGGCCGATGATCCCGGTCTCGACGCGCGGCCGGAAGAGCTGGCCGGGCTGGGCCGGCTGTGGGAGCGGCAGGACCGGGAGCGGAGCGCCGGATACTATCGCGCCGCGCTGGATGCCGGCCTGGACGGCCCGCAGGCGCGCTGGGTGCGCCTGCGTCTGGCGCTGTGGGAGAAGCGCCTGGCCCGCTGGGATGCGGCCTGCGCGCTCTGGAAGGCGGTGGCCGGCGCCGACCGGTTCGATCCGGAGCCCTGGCAGGAGCTGGCCAAGTACCACGAGCACCGGCGCCGTGACTTTGCGACCGCCCGGCGTGTGGTGCTGGAGGCGCTCGACCAGGCCCGGCGGGCCTGCGCCGCGCCGGCGCTCATCCAGGACCTCATGCACCGGCTGAGCCGCCTGGAGCGGCGGCTCGGCGCCGTGGAGGCCTGA
- a CDS encoding DciA family protein, with protein sequence MKSTRPRPIADLLTSAMPELEGPLALDRMRRAWPEIAGREVARHARPWRLVNGCLEIVADNSPWLHELTLRAPELSARLSARFSDVRSLRVSLGPLPATVTPPTARPPRRRALSRDEAQEIDTAVATIADEQARSAARRLLVRARQASMGGLLAVLTLAGALPACANMGKLATQFERPTPRQAAAQPLTPAAEAYYHYSIAQLHAQAGRFKEAVAAIQEAIKRDERSAFLWRELAHWLARIEEPEQALAAARKAVEIAPDDPAGHLTLAELHRGQRRYAEAEAELERVIALNPEAQEPYLTLARYHVERKAYDRAREVLQRLIERHPRLAQAHFLLGRLAIETDQLDEAITRLSRAVELDPDHDGAWTALGYAYEAKRQPDEAVAAYRHAVQSNPDNPTFVERLGDLLIRLGRFAEAQSEIESLTEVAPRDARLWTKLGAVYYEQKLWDKAVEAFRRAVLLETNNLRARYFLAASLMEGGHDDDARTELERILRLDPRSIDARVQLGFLHGRAKRYDEAIAVLREAVNLEPKRAELFLYLGSAYFRDKQYDRAAEILQEGLILDDKSKDLHFQLGVVLEKQQRFKEAVGAFRRVIAIDPKHAEAYNYVGYMYAERGENLDEAVELITKALDLEPDNGYFIDSLGWAYYQQGRYAEALRELERAVQKTKEPDPVIFDHLGDAYVKAGRHDDALAAWERSLQLDPTAAGIKKKVDELRQRLGRLKGEPSKATP encoded by the coding sequence GTGAAGTCGACCAGGCCGCGGCCCATCGCTGACCTGCTGACGAGCGCAATGCCCGAGCTCGAAGGGCCCCTGGCCCTCGACCGGATGCGCCGAGCCTGGCCGGAGATCGCCGGCCGGGAAGTAGCCCGGCATGCGCGCCCGTGGCGGCTGGTCAACGGCTGCCTGGAGATCGTGGCCGACAACTCCCCGTGGCTCCACGAACTGACGCTACGCGCGCCGGAGTTGAGCGCCCGCCTGAGCGCGCGCTTCTCCGACGTGCGGAGCCTGCGCGTGAGCCTCGGCCCACTGCCGGCGACGGTCACGCCGCCCACGGCGCGCCCGCCCCGACGCCGGGCCCTCAGCCGGGACGAGGCGCAGGAGATCGACACCGCCGTGGCGACGATCGCCGACGAGCAGGCGCGTTCGGCGGCCCGCCGGCTGCTGGTCCGGGCACGCCAGGCCTCGATGGGGGGGCTACTGGCGGTGCTCACTCTCGCGGGCGCGCTTCCCGCCTGCGCCAACATGGGGAAGCTCGCCACCCAGTTCGAGCGACCGACTCCGCGTCAAGCGGCCGCGCAGCCGCTGACCCCGGCCGCCGAGGCGTACTATCACTACTCGATCGCCCAGCTGCACGCCCAGGCCGGCCGCTTCAAGGAAGCAGTGGCGGCGATTCAGGAAGCGATCAAGCGCGACGAGCGCTCCGCGTTCCTGTGGCGGGAGCTGGCCCATTGGCTGGCGCGCATCGAAGAGCCCGAGCAAGCCCTGGCCGCCGCCCGCAAGGCCGTGGAGATCGCCCCCGACGACCCGGCGGGTCACCTGACCCTGGCCGAGCTCCACCGGGGACAGCGCCGGTATGCGGAGGCCGAGGCCGAGCTCGAACGCGTCATCGCGCTGAACCCCGAGGCCCAGGAGCCCTATCTCACCCTCGCCCGCTACCACGTCGAGCGCAAGGCGTACGATCGGGCCCGAGAAGTGCTGCAGCGTCTCATCGAGCGGCACCCGCGTCTGGCCCAGGCGCACTTTCTGCTGGGCCGCCTGGCCATCGAGACCGATCAGCTCGACGAGGCCATCACCCGTCTGTCCCGGGCCGTCGAGCTCGACCCCGATCACGACGGCGCCTGGACCGCCCTCGGCTACGCCTACGAGGCCAAGCGCCAGCCGGACGAGGCAGTCGCAGCCTACCGGCACGCGGTCCAGTCGAATCCGGACAACCCGACTTTCGTCGAGCGGCTGGGCGATCTGCTGATCCGGCTGGGCCGGTTCGCGGAAGCCCAGAGCGAGATCGAGTCGTTGACCGAGGTCGCCCCCAGGGATGCCCGGCTGTGGACCAAGCTGGGAGCCGTGTACTACGAGCAGAAGCTCTGGGACAAAGCTGTCGAGGCCTTCCGGCGCGCGGTGTTGCTGGAAACGAACAACCTCCGGGCGCGCTACTTCCTCGCGGCCAGCCTGATGGAGGGCGGCCATGACGACGACGCGAGGACCGAGCTCGAGCGCATCCTCCGGCTCGACCCCCGCTCGATCGACGCCCGGGTACAGCTCGGCTTCCTGCATGGGCGCGCCAAGCGGTACGACGAGGCCATCGCGGTGCTGCGGGAGGCCGTGAACCTGGAGCCCAAGCGGGCCGAGCTGTTCCTGTACCTGGGCAGCGCCTATTTCCGGGACAAGCAGTACGATCGCGCCGCCGAGATCCTGCAGGAAGGCCTCATCCTCGACGACAAGAGCAAGGACCTGCACTTCCAGCTGGGCGTCGTCCTCGAGAAGCAGCAGCGCTTCAAGGAGGCCGTGGGGGCGTTTCGCCGGGTGATCGCGATCGACCCCAAGCACGCCGAAGCCTACAACTACGTCGGCTACATGTACGCCGAGCGCGGCGAGAACCTCGACGAGGCGGTCGAGCTCATCACCAAGGCCCTGGATCTGGAGCCCGACAACGGCTACTTCATCGACAGCCTGGGCTGGGCGTACTACCAGCAAGGTCGCTATGCCGAGGCGCTGCGCGAGCTCGAGCGCGCGGTACAGAAGACCAAGGAACCCGACCCGGTCATCTTCGATCACCTGGGCGACGCCTACGTCAAGGCCGGCCGGCACGACGATGCGCTGGCGGCGTGGGAACGGTCACTGCAGCTGGACCCGACCGCCGCCGGCATCAAGAAGAAGGTGGACGAGCTCCGGCAGCGTCTGGGGCGACTCAAGGGTGAGCCCTCGAAGGCAACTCCGTAG
- the rlmD gene encoding 23S rRNA (uracil(1939)-C(5))-methyltransferase RlmD produces MVKPRRGDVIDLAIDDLAFGGEAVGRVNGYVVFVRNAVPGDRLRVRITETRARYARGQVEAVVEASPHRVEPPCPYFGRCGGCRLQHIAYPSQLAFKEKQVHDCLTRLGAAGRFELRPILPAPEAYAYRNKMEFTVAPGGAGPVIGLHEADRYDVVLDIERCLLQSETMNALLDEVRAQVRARGLSVWEQASERGLLRYVTLREGRHTADAMVNLVAGAPDVEQLGPVAEGLKARVPSTTSVVLNVNAKKAAVAIGTEEHVLLGRDHITESLAGLTFQVSASSFFQTNTVQAERLFALVAEACALGGGETVVDLYSGTGAISLLLARRCRHIYGIEVSAAAVADAVRNAHANGIANATFLAGEVRHALPTLLGEGVRADVAVADPPRAGFHPKALTALVTLAPARIVYVSCNPATLARDVGDLLRHGYRLQWVQPVDMFPQTPHIEAVARLDRPA; encoded by the coding sequence ATGGTAAAACCGCGCCGCGGAGACGTGATCGATCTGGCCATCGACGATCTCGCCTTCGGCGGGGAGGCGGTCGGTCGGGTCAACGGCTACGTGGTCTTCGTCCGTAACGCCGTGCCGGGTGACCGGCTCCGGGTGCGCATCACCGAGACCCGCGCCCGCTATGCGCGAGGCCAGGTCGAGGCCGTGGTAGAAGCGTCCCCCCACCGGGTCGAGCCGCCCTGTCCCTACTTCGGTCGGTGCGGAGGCTGCCGGCTCCAGCACATCGCTTACCCGTCCCAGCTCGCCTTCAAGGAGAAGCAGGTCCACGACTGTCTGACCCGCCTGGGCGCCGCGGGTCGCTTCGAGCTGCGCCCGATCCTGCCCGCTCCGGAGGCGTATGCCTATCGCAACAAGATGGAATTCACGGTGGCGCCGGGCGGCGCCGGACCGGTGATCGGGCTTCACGAGGCCGACCGATATGACGTGGTGCTGGACATCGAGCGGTGCCTGCTGCAGTCCGAGACCATGAACGCGCTTCTGGACGAGGTCCGCGCCCAGGTGCGCGCCCGCGGCCTCAGCGTCTGGGAGCAAGCGTCCGAGCGTGGTCTGCTGCGCTACGTGACGCTGCGCGAGGGCCGCCACACCGCGGACGCCATGGTCAACCTCGTGGCCGGGGCACCCGATGTCGAGCAGTTGGGGCCGGTGGCCGAGGGGTTGAAGGCCCGGGTGCCGTCCACGACCAGCGTCGTCTTGAACGTGAACGCCAAGAAGGCCGCGGTGGCCATCGGCACCGAGGAGCATGTCCTGCTCGGGCGGGACCACATCACGGAGTCCCTGGCCGGGCTGACGTTCCAGGTATCGGCGAGCTCGTTCTTTCAGACCAACACGGTGCAGGCCGAGCGGCTGTTCGCGCTCGTGGCCGAGGCCTGCGCGCTAGGCGGCGGGGAGACGGTGGTGGACCTCTACTCGGGCACCGGGGCCATCAGCCTGCTGCTGGCCCGGCGCTGCCGCCACATCTACGGCATCGAGGTTTCGGCGGCGGCCGTGGCCGACGCCGTGAGGAATGCCCACGCCAACGGCATCGCGAACGCGACGTTCCTGGCCGGCGAGGTGCGCCACGCGCTGCCCACGCTGCTGGGCGAGGGAGTCCGCGCGGATGTCGCCGTGGCCGACCCCCCCCGCGCCGGCTTCCACCCCAAGGCGCTGACCGCCCTGGTCACGCTGGCGCCCGCGCGCATCGTCTATGTCTCCTGTAATCCCGCCACGCTGGCTCGCGACGTCGGTGATCTCCTCCGTCACGGCTACCGGCTGCAGTGGGTGCAGCCGGTGGATATGTTCCCGCAGACGCCCCACATCGAGGCCGTCGCCCGTCTCGACCGGCCGGCCTGA
- a CDS encoding DEAD/DEAH box helicase, with translation MLGEILDDLLTSPSTGPCITTFRHFPSRPAVLVPFPSSLDPRVAEALRDRGITELYSHQARAWDLVAKGEHVVVVTPTASGKTLCYNLPVLQTLLAQPDARVLYLFPTKALAQDQLAELEELARSLPELRMFTYDGDTPQDARRAVRARANLVLTNPDMLHSGILPHHTKWAILFQNLRFVVIDELHAYRGVFGSHVANVIRRLKRLCRHYGSTPQFVMASATIANPRELAERLTGEAVAEVSENGAPRGDKLFLCYNPPVVNAELGIRAPYLGEAARLAVRFLRERIPTIVFAQSRLATEVMLGAIKTGVADRTGDAGIVRGYRGGYLPGRRRAVEQGLRAGEVLGVVSTNALELGVDIGHLDVAVLAGYPGTIASLWQQAGRAGRRAGSSAAVFVATSAPLDQFMVAHPDYLFGTPPEHARVNADNPFILVNHLKCAAFELPFGGDERFGELDVRRYLAALEDEGVLHQAGGRWHWASETYPADHISLRTVTSDNFVVIDTTARDDKQTKRRQIIAEVDWGSAFATIHAKAIYLVESEPYEVQELHYREDEEKVAYVKRVHVDYFTDAISARGVWILRRLADREHPAYVAEQGEVLVAEKVVGFKKIKMGTLENVGSGEVELPQQEKQTTSAWITLPEETLARVSASREELIDGLRAVTYLLHHLAPIFLLCDIRDLGSWLGDTTPAETGAVATRESTKRRLLGAERFQPTIYLYDAHAGGIGLAERVFDVLPMLLQRGLDILQACPCRWGCPSCVGPVNEVGRRAKVTAAALLGELTR, from the coding sequence ATGCTCGGCGAGATCCTCGACGATCTCTTGACGTCGCCGTCGACCGGGCCGTGCATCACGACGTTCCGTCACTTCCCCTCGCGACCCGCCGTCCTCGTCCCCTTTCCCTCGTCGCTCGATCCGCGGGTCGCCGAGGCGCTGCGGGACCGCGGGATCACCGAGCTCTATTCGCACCAGGCGCGCGCCTGGGATCTGGTGGCGAAGGGCGAGCACGTCGTGGTCGTGACCCCGACCGCTTCCGGCAAGACGCTCTGCTACAACCTGCCGGTGCTGCAGACGCTGCTGGCCCAGCCCGACGCCCGCGTGCTCTACCTCTTCCCCACCAAGGCGCTGGCGCAGGACCAGCTGGCCGAGCTCGAGGAGCTGGCCCGTAGCCTGCCCGAGCTCCGGATGTTCACGTACGACGGCGACACGCCGCAGGACGCCCGGCGCGCCGTGCGCGCGCGCGCCAATCTGGTCTTGACCAACCCCGACATGCTGCATTCGGGAATCTTGCCCCATCACACGAAGTGGGCCATCCTCTTCCAGAATCTGCGGTTCGTCGTCATCGACGAGCTCCACGCCTATCGGGGCGTGTTCGGCAGCCACGTGGCGAACGTCATCCGGCGGCTCAAGCGCCTGTGCCGCCATTACGGATCCACGCCCCAGTTCGTCATGGCCTCGGCTACGATCGCCAATCCGCGCGAGCTGGCCGAGCGGCTCACTGGCGAGGCCGTAGCGGAGGTCTCCGAGAACGGGGCGCCCCGTGGCGACAAGCTCTTCCTCTGCTACAACCCGCCGGTGGTGAACGCGGAGCTCGGCATTCGCGCGCCCTACCTGGGCGAGGCGGCCCGGCTGGCGGTTCGGTTCCTCAGGGAGCGGATTCCGACCATCGTCTTCGCGCAAAGCCGCCTGGCCACCGAGGTCATGCTCGGGGCGATCAAGACCGGCGTGGCCGACCGGACGGGCGATGCCGGCATCGTCCGTGGCTACCGGGGCGGCTACCTGCCCGGCCGACGCCGGGCGGTCGAGCAAGGCCTGCGCGCGGGCGAGGTGCTGGGCGTCGTCTCCACCAACGCCCTGGAGCTGGGGGTGGACATCGGCCATCTCGACGTGGCCGTCCTGGCCGGGTACCCGGGCACCATCGCCTCACTCTGGCAGCAGGCGGGACGCGCCGGCCGCCGGGCTGGCTCTTCGGCGGCGGTCTTCGTGGCGACCAGCGCCCCGCTCGACCAGTTCATGGTCGCCCACCCCGATTACCTGTTCGGCACACCGCCGGAGCATGCCCGGGTCAATGCCGACAACCCGTTCATTCTGGTCAACCACCTCAAGTGCGCGGCCTTCGAGCTGCCCTTCGGCGGCGACGAGCGGTTCGGCGAGCTGGACGTGCGTCGCTACCTCGCCGCCCTGGAGGACGAAGGAGTCCTGCACCAGGCGGGCGGGCGCTGGCACTGGGCATCCGAGACGTACCCGGCCGACCACATCTCGCTCCGCACCGTGACCAGCGACAACTTCGTGGTGATCGACACCACGGCGCGGGACGACAAGCAGACGAAGCGGCGGCAGATCATCGCCGAGGTCGACTGGGGCAGCGCCTTCGCCACCATCCACGCCAAGGCCATCTACCTGGTGGAGAGCGAGCCCTACGAGGTGCAGGAGCTGCACTACCGCGAGGACGAAGAGAAGGTCGCCTACGTCAAGCGGGTCCACGTCGACTACTTCACGGACGCGATCAGCGCCAGGGGCGTGTGGATTCTCCGCCGCCTGGCCGATCGCGAGCACCCCGCCTACGTCGCCGAGCAGGGGGAGGTGCTGGTGGCCGAGAAGGTGGTCGGCTTCAAGAAGATCAAGATGGGGACGCTGGAGAACGTGGGATCCGGCGAGGTGGAGTTGCCCCAGCAGGAGAAGCAGACCACGAGCGCCTGGATCACCCTGCCCGAGGAGACGCTGGCCCGGGTCAGCGCCTCGCGCGAGGAGCTGATCGACGGCTTGCGGGCCGTCACCTACCTGTTGCACCACCTGGCCCCCATCTTCCTGCTCTGCGACATCCGCGACCTCGGCTCGTGGCTGGGCGACACCACGCCGGCCGAGACGGGCGCGGTGGCCACGCGCGAGAGCACCAAGCGGCGGCTCCTGGGCGCCGAGCGCTTCCAGCCCACCATCTACCTCTACGACGCCCACGCCGGTGGCATCGGTTTGGCCGAGCGGGTGTTCGACGTTCTGCCCATGCTCCTGCAGCGAGGGCTCGACATCCTTCAGGCCTGCCCCTGCCGCTGGGGCTGCCCTTCCTGTGTCGGTCCGGTCAACGAGGTGGGGCGCCGGGCCAAGGTGACGGCGGCGGCGCTGCTCGGTGAGCTCACTCGCTGA
- a CDS encoding ribose-phosphate pyrophosphokinase — translation MTYDLKLFTGNANPSLAQEIARYLHLPLGDVEVSRFSDGEVFVQVNENVRGTDVFVVQPTCPPVNDNLMELLVLIDALKRASARRITAVLPYYGYGRQDRKVQPRVPITAKLVADLLTAAGVDRVLALDLHAGQIQGFFNIPVDHLFAAPVIVDYLGKKDLRDAVIVSPDAGGVERARAIAKRLRAGLAIIDKRREGPNQAIAMYLIGDVRDKDTVVIDDMIDTAGTLTQAVGALEREGARRILACGVHAVLSGPALDRLQAAPLEEVVVTNSIPVPEHKRLPHLTVLTVAPILGEAIRRIHDEESVSTLFI, via the coding sequence ATGACCTACGACCTCAAGCTGTTCACAGGCAACGCCAATCCCTCTCTGGCCCAGGAGATCGCCCGCTATCTGCATCTGCCGCTGGGCGATGTGGAGGTCTCCCGGTTTTCCGACGGCGAGGTCTTCGTGCAGGTCAACGAGAACGTCCGGGGCACCGACGTGTTCGTCGTACAGCCCACGTGCCCGCCCGTGAACGACAACCTGATGGAGCTCCTGGTGTTGATCGACGCGCTCAAGCGGGCCTCGGCCCGGCGCATTACGGCCGTGCTGCCCTACTACGGCTACGGGCGACAGGATCGCAAGGTGCAGCCCCGGGTGCCCATCACGGCCAAGCTGGTCGCCGACCTGCTCACGGCCGCCGGGGTGGACCGGGTGCTGGCTCTCGACCTCCATGCCGGACAGATCCAGGGCTTCTTCAACATCCCGGTCGATCACCTGTTCGCGGCACCGGTCATCGTCGACTACCTCGGCAAGAAGGATCTTCGCGACGCGGTCATCGTGTCGCCCGACGCCGGCGGGGTCGAGCGGGCCCGGGCCATCGCCAAGCGCCTGCGGGCCGGGCTCGCCATCATCGACAAGCGGCGCGAGGGGCCCAATCAGGCCATCGCCATGTACCTCATCGGCGATGTGCGCGACAAGGACACGGTCGTCATCGACGACATGATCGACACGGCGGGCACCCTGACCCAGGCGGTGGGCGCGCTGGAGCGCGAGGGGGCCCGGCGCATCCTCGCCTGCGGAGTCCACGCGGTGCTCTCGGGCCCCGCGCTCGATCGCCTCCAGGCCGCGCCGCTCGAGGAGGTCGTGGTCACCAACTCGATCCCCGTCCCCGAGCACAAGCGACTGCCGCACCTGACCGTGCTCACGGTGGCCCCCATCCTGGGCGAGGCCATTCGTCGCATCCACGACGAGGAATCTGTGTCGACCCTGTTCATCTGA
- a CDS encoding 4-(cytidine 5'-diphospho)-2-C-methyl-D-erythritol kinase has product MLSAAAKVNLVLEVLGKRDDGYHEIATVMQTVDLTDRLTLEESDAVDLRVSGASVPADATNLAVRAALALRAAAGIDRGVRVALDKRIPVAAGLGGGSADAAAVLVGLNRLWGLRWPRARLEEVAVGLGMDVPFFLQGGGALATGRGEVLAPVATGGLGLVLVNPRHGSSTAEVYGRVTPAIYSDGHRARVMVLALGSRRATRVAASLYNGLEAAVAPCAPEIGRMRAALLAAGALGAAMSGSGPTVFGVARSYEHARQIRARVTRPSWACWAVRTTRGPAVQIRSGAR; this is encoded by the coding sequence GTGCTCAGCGCCGCAGCCAAGGTGAACCTGGTCCTGGAGGTCCTGGGCAAGCGTGACGACGGCTACCACGAGATCGCGACGGTCATGCAGACCGTCGACCTGACCGACCGGCTGACCCTCGAGGAGTCCGACGCCGTCGACTTGCGCGTGAGCGGTGCAAGCGTGCCGGCAGACGCCACGAATCTCGCTGTGCGGGCCGCCCTGGCCCTGCGAGCCGCCGCGGGCATCGACCGGGGTGTGCGCGTGGCGCTGGACAAGCGAATCCCGGTGGCGGCCGGGCTGGGTGGGGGATCGGCCGACGCGGCGGCGGTGCTGGTCGGGCTGAACCGCCTGTGGGGTCTGCGCTGGCCCCGGGCCAGGCTCGAAGAAGTCGCCGTCGGTCTGGGCATGGACGTCCCGTTCTTTCTGCAGGGCGGCGGGGCGCTGGCCACCGGACGGGGCGAGGTCCTCGCGCCGGTCGCGACCGGGGGATTGGGCCTCGTGCTCGTCAATCCCCGACACGGCTCGAGCACCGCCGAGGTCTATGGCCGCGTCACGCCGGCGATTTACTCGGACGGCCATCGAGCCCGGGTGATGGTGCTGGCGCTGGGCAGTCGCCGCGCGACCCGGGTGGCCGCGAGCCTTTACAATGGGCTCGAGGCGGCGGTGGCCCCCTGCGCCCCCGAGATCGGGCGCATGCGGGCGGCGCTGCTCGCGGCCGGGGCGCTGGGCGCGGCCATGTCGGGCAGTGGACCGACGGTGTTCGGGGTGGCGCGCTCGTACGAGCATGCCCGCCAGATTCGGGCGCGCGTGACCCGGCCGTCCTGGGCGTGCTGGGCGGTGCGGACGACACGGGGGCCGGCAGTCCAGATACGGAGCGGTGCACGATGA
- the rpsU gene encoding 30S ribosomal protein S21: MTKVIVEPDESFESALKRFKKQCEKAGLLSEFKKRQHYEKPSVRRKRKALAARKKAKRRERLND; this comes from the coding sequence GTGACCAAGGTGATCGTCGAGCCCGACGAGTCCTTCGAGAGCGCTCTCAAGCGCTTCAAGAAGCAGTGTGAGAAGGCCGGGCTCCTGTCCGAATTCAAGAAGCGGCAGCACTATGAAAAGCCGAGCGTCCGGCGGAAGCGCAAGGCGCTCGCTGCACGCAAGAAGGCCAAGCGCCGCGAGCGGCTGAACGATTAA